CGCGGCTGTTGCAGGCGACCTCCCGTGAGTACGCCCAACTCGGCGTGCGGCGATCGATCGCGGCGCTGGTACCGGGCTTTATCATCGCGCAGTTGGCTATCGCACTCGGCATCCCCATCTCGCTCAACAACATCGTCCTCTCGGGAGTCATCGGCGGCGGCCTGGCCGGGGGCTCGGCCGGCGTCTCGCGGCGCAAGATCGGCGTCACGATCGCCTTCTGGCTGCTGACCCTCGGGAGTTCGGTCCTCGTCGGCTACGGACTGTACCGACTGCTCGCGACGGCGATCGGCGGCTGACCCGTGCGAGCGTCCTACTCGAGCACCGTCACCGGCCGCGTGGTGCGTTCGACCACCGTGGCCGCGATGCCGCGACCGAGAAACCGCCTGACGAATCCCGTCGACCCGGATCCGGGCCCCGATCCGGAGCCGTACATCACGACGTGGTCGAACCCCTCTTCGGACGCGTATCGTGGGACGACGTTCCCGGGCCGGCCCTCGACCGTCTCGATCCGGACGCGGTCCGCCGCCGTCGACTCAGGGACCGACTCGAGCAGTTCGGTCGCGCTGTCTCGCGCCTGATCAGTCCGGACCTCGCTTCGCTCGAGGACGCTGCCCTCGCTGAGCGGCGCGTCCAGCGGCGTCACGACGGTCAGCAGGGTGACGTCGGCGTCGGGAAACGTCTCGAGGGCGTACGCGAGGGCCTCGTCCTCGCGCGGGCGGCCGAGCGTGGGGACGAGGACGTGGTCGGGATCCGAGTCGGCCATACGCCGTCTTCGGTCGCCGGCGGCATCGGTCTACCGACGCGCACACGCCACGTCGCTCGATCGGCTCGCGACGACAGGGTATCGAGAGCGCGTGATCTCTGCGCAGCCGACGATTCGAACCGGTATATTGACAGGTCGTACCGCGCGTACACCGCCGTGTGCGCTCGTCGTGGAAGCGGTCACAGGCAGCGTTCGTCGGGGTCATCCTCGCGAATGTCGTGTTGGTGGCCGCGATCTAGTGGTACGACTGGCAGGCGCACGTCCTCCTGCTCGTCTACCGGCTAGAAACCGGCGTCGTCGTGGCGGTCTACGCGGCGAAGATCCACCGGGCGGAGGGGACCGACGATCCCGAGGGCATCCGGTCGTGGACGAAGGACGACGGCGAGCGGCCCGAATCGTACGTCGGCGAGTCGAACCGAACGGTTGCAACCGCGCTCGTCCGGAATTACGCCGGCCTATGGCTGTTCGCTGACGGGTTCATCTTCGTCGTTCCGTTCGCCGACGGGATGACGCTTAAGTCGGCGAGCCTCGACGTCGTCGCCCTCGCGGCCGTGGTCCTCGTCGGGTACCAGCTCTTCTCGTACTGTTCGCGCCCATACGATCCATGGATCTGTTTAAGTGACGATTGCAGGTGAGATAGCGGGCTGTCGACTATCTGCTGAACAGCGCCCCTTTGATCTGGGAATAGATGGATTGGCCACTCTTGGGATCGACGAGGCCACCGAGTTCTTCCTTCGAAATGGGGAGCTCGGGGGTGAATTCGTG
This window of the Natrinema salifodinae genome carries:
- a CDS encoding universal stress protein, giving the protein MADSDPDHVLVPTLGRPREDEALAYALETFPDADVTLLTVVTPLDAPLSEGSVLERSEVRTDQARDSATELLESVPESTAADRVRIETVEGRPGNVVPRYASEEGFDHVVMYGSGSGPGSGSTGFVRRFLGRGIAATVVERTTRPVTVLE